A genome region from Methylobacterium sp. FF17 includes the following:
- a CDS encoding efflux RND transporter permease subunit: MRLNISAWAIRNPIAPLVLFMVLIVLGLVSFRSLAVTRMPNVDVPIVSVTITQSGAAPSELQTQVTKWVEDSIAGVRGVKHITSAITEGSSVTTVEFRLEVNTDRAVNDVKDAISKIRINLPRTIDEPVIQRVEITGLPILIYGVKSPGMSPAELSWFVEDKVARSLQGVKGVGGVERVGGVAREMRVTLLPDRLLALGITAADVNRQLRLTSADMAGGRGEVGGREQSIRTLAASRSLRDLKATSIVLPGGRKVRLDDLATLEDSIEEPRTFARFNAEPVVAFAVSRGSGASDAEVAAGVEKRIAEFKSAYPDIQFETIDSSVSATIGSYDSAMHTLIEGAALAVLVVFLFLRDWRATLIAAIALPLSVFPTFWAIDAMGFTLNGISLLAITLVTGILVDDAIVEIENIVRHMRLGKSPYRAAIEGADEIGLAVVAITATLIAVFAPVSFMGGIAGRYFMQFGLTIAVSVFMSLLVARLITPMLAAYFLRDHEHREEREGWVMRAYGRLVGWSVRHRFITLIVGVALFAGSLASTGLLPSGFVPKQDNARTLFMVELAPGARLPDTMAVSDRVVARIRALPEVVSVFVDGGRQAGGKRETRLATLIVNLTPKNARARKQAAIETEIAGLLAEEPDIRSWTLRDGGQRDLALVVGGPDAEVVAEVAARLQRDMAAIPHLVSVMSTAPLNRTEVRIRPKAGAAADLGVSTDTIAETVRVGTIGDIGLNLAKFNAPDRQVPIRVQLPESARGAVSRLENLKVPAKNGAAVPLAAVADIELDQGPGAIERYDRVVRVAVEANMEGSDALGSLIAQALATPTAKNLPPGVTIRQTGDAEIMAEVFSGFLMAMGAGIMMVYAVLVLLFGSFLQPLTILFSLPLSIGGAILGLLLLNMPISMPVVIGILMLMGLVTKNAIMLVDFAVEEMARGVDRVTAIVDAGRKRARPIVMTTIAMAAGMVPSAMALGVGGEFRAPMAVAVISGLIVSTLLSLVFVPAVFLLMDSLGAVLGRLFGRFVGARDEAAPDALPHAAVPHP, translated from the coding sequence ATGCGCCTGAACATCTCCGCCTGGGCGATCCGCAATCCGATCGCACCCCTCGTCCTGTTCATGGTGCTGATCGTGCTCGGGCTGGTCAGCTTCCGCAGCCTCGCGGTGACGCGGATGCCGAACGTCGACGTGCCGATCGTGTCGGTGACGATCACGCAGTCGGGTGCCGCGCCGTCCGAGTTGCAGACCCAGGTAACGAAGTGGGTCGAGGATTCCATCGCGGGCGTGCGCGGGGTCAAGCACATCACCTCGGCGATCACCGAGGGCTCCTCCGTCACCACCGTGGAGTTCCGCCTGGAGGTGAACACGGACCGGGCCGTCAACGACGTCAAGGACGCGATCTCGAAGATTCGCATCAACCTGCCCCGCACCATCGACGAGCCGGTGATCCAGCGCGTCGAGATCACCGGCCTGCCCATCCTGATCTACGGCGTGAAGTCCCCCGGCATGAGCCCGGCCGAGCTGTCCTGGTTCGTGGAGGACAAGGTCGCGCGCAGTCTCCAGGGGGTGAAGGGGGTGGGCGGCGTCGAGCGCGTGGGCGGCGTCGCCCGCGAGATGCGCGTCACCCTGCTCCCCGACCGCCTGCTGGCCCTCGGCATCACGGCGGCCGACGTGAACCGGCAGCTGCGCCTGACCTCGGCCGACATGGCGGGCGGGCGCGGCGAGGTCGGCGGACGCGAGCAGTCGATCCGGACGCTGGCCGCATCGCGCTCGCTGCGCGATCTCAAGGCCACCTCCATCGTGCTGCCCGGCGGCCGCAAGGTCCGGCTGGACGACCTCGCCACGCTCGAGGACTCCATCGAGGAGCCCCGCACCTTCGCGCGCTTCAATGCCGAGCCGGTGGTGGCCTTCGCGGTTTCGCGCGGCTCGGGCGCCAGCGACGCTGAGGTCGCGGCCGGCGTCGAGAAGAGGATCGCCGAGTTCAAGTCGGCCTATCCCGACATCCAGTTTGAAACCATCGATTCCTCCGTTTCGGCCACCATCGGCAGCTACGACTCGGCCATGCACACCCTGATCGAGGGGGCGGCGCTCGCCGTGCTGGTGGTGTTCCTGTTCCTGCGCGACTGGCGCGCGACGCTGATCGCGGCGATCGCCCTGCCGCTCTCCGTCTTCCCGACCTTCTGGGCGATCGACGCGATGGGCTTCACCCTCAACGGCATCAGCCTGCTCGCCATCACGCTGGTGACCGGCATCCTCGTCGATGACGCCATCGTGGAGATCGAGAACATCGTCCGGCACATGCGGCTCGGCAAGTCGCCCTACCGCGCCGCCATTGAGGGGGCCGACGAGATCGGGCTCGCCGTCGTCGCCATCACCGCGACCCTGATCGCGGTGTTCGCACCGGTCTCGTTCATGGGCGGCATCGCGGGCCGCTACTTCATGCAGTTCGGGCTCACCATCGCGGTCTCGGTGTTCATGTCGCTCCTGGTGGCGCGGCTGATCACCCCCATGCTCGCGGCCTACTTCCTGCGCGACCACGAGCACCGGGAGGAGCGCGAGGGTTGGGTGATGCGCGCCTATGGACGCCTCGTCGGCTGGTCGGTGCGCCACCGCTTCATCACCCTGATCGTGGGGGTGGCGCTGTTCGCCGGCTCCCTCGCCTCCACAGGCCTGCTGCCCTCCGGCTTCGTGCCCAAGCAGGACAACGCCCGGACGCTGTTCATGGTGGAACTGGCGCCCGGCGCACGGCTGCCCGACACCATGGCGGTCTCGGACCGGGTGGTGGCGCGCATCCGCGCCCTGCCGGAGGTGGTCTCCGTCTTCGTCGACGGCGGCCGGCAGGCCGGCGGCAAGCGCGAGACGCGCCTCGCCACCCTCATCGTCAACCTGACGCCGAAGAACGCGCGCGCGCGCAAGCAGGCCGCCATCGAGACCGAGATCGCGGGTCTCCTCGCTGAGGAGCCCGACATCCGCTCCTGGACGCTGCGCGACGGCGGCCAGCGCGACCTCGCCCTGGTGGTGGGCGGCCCCGACGCCGAGGTGGTCGCGGAGGTCGCCGCGCGGCTCCAGCGCGACATGGCGGCGATCCCCCATCTCGTCTCGGTGATGTCGACCGCCCCCCTCAACCGCACGGAGGTTCGAATCCGGCCGAAGGCGGGGGCGGCGGCCGATCTCGGCGTCTCCACCGACACCATCGCGGAGACGGTACGGGTCGGCACCATCGGCGACATCGGCCTCAATCTCGCGAAGTTCAACGCCCCTGACCGGCAGGTGCCGATCCGGGTGCAACTGCCCGAGAGCGCACGGGGCGCGGTCTCGCGCCTGGAAAACCTGAAGGTGCCGGCCAAGAACGGGGCCGCGGTGCCGCTGGCGGCGGTCGCCGATATCGAACTCGACCAGGGCCCCGGCGCCATCGAGCGCTACGACCGGGTGGTGCGCGTGGCGGTGGAAGCCAACATGGAGGGCTCGGATGCGCTGGGCTCGCTGATCGCCCAGGCGCTCGCGACTCCGACCGCAAAGAATCTGCCGCCGGGCGTCACCATCCGCCAGACCGGCGACGCCGAGATCATGGCCGAGGTGTTCTCGGGCTTCCTGATGGCGATGGGGGCCGGGATCATGATGGTCTACGCGGTGCTCGTGCTGCTGTTCGGCTCGTTCCTGCAGCCGCTGACCATCCTGTTCTCGCTGCCGCTGTCCATCGGCGGCGCGATCCTGGGGCTCCTTCTCCTCAACATGCCGATCTCGATGCCCGTCGTGATCGGCATCCTGATGCTGATGGGGCTGGTGACGAAGAACGCGATCATGCTGGTGGATTTCGCCGTCGAAGAGATGGCGCGCGGCGTTGACCGGGTCACCGCCATCGTGGATGCGGGCCGCAAGCGCGCCCGGCCCATCGTGATGACCACCATCGCGATGGCCGCCGGCATGGTGCCCTCCGCCATGGCCCTCGGGGTCGGCGGCGAGTTCCGCGCCCCGATGGCCGTGGCGGTGATCTCGGGCCTGATCGTCTCGACCCTGCTCTCGCTCGTGTTCGTGCCGGCGGTGTTCCTGCTGATGGACAGCCTCGGCGCCGTCCTCGGCCGCCTGTTCGGCCGCTTCGTCGGAGCCCGCGACGAAGCCGCTCCGGACGCGCTGCCCCACGCGGCCGTCCCGCATCCCTGA
- a CDS encoding VOC family protein, with translation MSTTTDAQHGPVPVKGGLVAYLALDGALKAADFYVRAFGAELASAIPPDEQGRTMHVHLYVNGSSLMLSDAYPEHGHPLRAPQGYTMTLMVEDIEAWWARALEAGATPLMPPTDMFWGDRYAQLRDPFGVIWAMNCQAR, from the coding sequence ATGAGCACGACGACCGACGCGCAGCACGGCCCCGTCCCGGTGAAAGGTGGCCTCGTCGCCTATCTCGCCCTGGACGGGGCCCTGAAGGCCGCCGATTTCTACGTCCGCGCCTTCGGGGCGGAACTCGCGAGCGCAATCCCGCCCGACGAGCAGGGCCGGACCATGCACGTCCACCTCTACGTCAACGGCTCGTCGCTGATGCTGTCGGATGCCTATCCGGAGCACGGCCATCCGCTGCGGGCGCCGCAGGGCTACACCATGACCCTGATGGTCGAGGATATCGAGGCGTGGTGGGCGCGCGCCCTGGAGGCGGGCGCGACCCCGCTGATGCCGCCGACCGACATGTTCTGGGGCGACCGCTACGCGCAGCTGCGCGACCCTTTCGGCGTGATCTGGGCGATGAACTGTCAGGCTCGCTGA
- a CDS encoding sigma-70 family RNA polymerase sigma factor encodes MTASNTAPISIATTDEAGPIDINSAIRRHLGAELQEYFGRSAVEVLPERLAHLVARLDAALAASGQADLAGFRDDMIRAMPALRAFAFSLVGEGSRADDLVQEALVKAWANRDSFRPGTNFSAWLFTILRNQFYTEIRKRRREIEDADGSHAATLTALPEQEGVVTLQALRAKLDQIPELQRVALMLVGAEGYTYEEAAERLQCKVGTVKSRVSRARAYLADLFALDETGPWKALP; translated from the coding sequence ATGACTGCATCCAACACCGCTCCGATCTCCATCGCGACAACCGACGAGGCCGGACCGATCGACATCAACTCCGCGATCCGGCGTCACCTGGGTGCGGAGTTGCAGGAATACTTCGGTCGATCCGCGGTCGAGGTCCTGCCCGAGCGGCTCGCGCACCTGGTCGCCCGCCTCGATGCCGCCCTCGCGGCGTCGGGTCAGGCGGACCTCGCGGGGTTTCGCGACGACATGATCCGGGCGATGCCGGCACTGCGCGCCTTCGCTTTCTCCCTGGTGGGCGAGGGCAGCCGGGCCGACGACCTTGTGCAGGAAGCCCTGGTGAAGGCCTGGGCCAACCGGGATTCGTTCCGGCCCGGCACGAACTTCAGCGCCTGGCTGTTCACGATCCTGCGCAACCAGTTCTACACGGAGATCCGCAAGCGCCGGCGTGAAATCGAGGATGCGGACGGAAGTCACGCGGCCACGCTCACCGCCCTGCCCGAGCAGGAGGGCGTCGTCACCCTCCAGGCCCTGCGCGCGAAGCTGGACCAGATCCCGGAGCTCCAGCGGGTCGCCCTCATGCTGGTGGGGGCCGAGGGCTACACCTACGAGGAGGCCGCCGAACGCCTGCAATGCAAGGTCGGCACCGTGAAGAGCCGGGTCAGCCGGGCCCGCGCCTATCTCGCGGACCTCTTCGCGCTCGACGAGACCGGCCCCTGGAAGGCCCTGCCCTGA
- a CDS encoding MFS transporter: MSHPSPAPQHAPTLAGNAALGITQILLWGGTFFLMAVLADPIVQGTGWPQGAVVGALSLAILVSGLLSPWVGRRIRRHGGRPVLMAGALVIALGLVLLALSPNLPAFLLAWVVLGIGMAGALYDPLFAAIGQAYGASARGAMTQIAIASGFAITLCWPASSFLVGAVGWRGTCLVYAGLAAFVVVPLFAWALPRGTGAGGAPAPKAGAAPLVSPAGQGPLPGERILAVTFTSAAVIMTAISVQLLLILQAKGVAPGTAVALSALIGPSQVGARILELVFGRRAHPVWALLVSSGSVGLGLVILVAAPGLAWLGIVLYGVGNGMRTVVRGTLPLTLYGQGDYAAVMGRLARMPLLGQAATPLACGTLAGWFGLDVLLELMLAVAVLNVGLSLIVAGRAVRRPRE; encoded by the coding sequence GTGTCCCATCCATCCCCGGCGCCGCAGCACGCCCCGACCCTGGCGGGTAACGCGGCACTCGGCATCACCCAGATCCTGCTGTGGGGTGGCACCTTCTTCCTGATGGCGGTGCTGGCCGACCCCATCGTGCAGGGGACGGGCTGGCCGCAGGGGGCGGTGGTGGGTGCCCTGTCCCTGGCGATCCTGGTCTCGGGCCTGCTCTCGCCCTGGGTCGGACGCCGGATCCGCCGCCATGGCGGCCGCCCGGTGCTGATGGCGGGTGCCCTGGTCATCGCCCTGGGGCTGGTCCTCCTGGCGCTGAGCCCGAACCTGCCGGCCTTCCTGCTGGCCTGGGTGGTGCTCGGCATCGGCATGGCGGGCGCCCTGTACGACCCGCTCTTCGCCGCCATCGGACAGGCCTACGGCGCCTCGGCGCGCGGGGCGATGACGCAGATCGCGATCGCCTCGGGCTTTGCCATCACCCTGTGCTGGCCGGCCTCGAGCTTCCTCGTCGGCGCGGTGGGGTGGCGCGGCACCTGCCTCGTCTATGCAGGTCTGGCCGCCTTCGTGGTGGTGCCGCTCTTCGCCTGGGCACTTCCCCGCGGGACCGGCGCCGGGGGCGCTCCCGCGCCGAAGGCGGGGGCCGCCCCCCTCGTCAGCCCCGCGGGACAGGGGCCGCTGCCCGGCGAGCGTATCCTCGCCGTCACCTTCACCAGCGCTGCGGTGATCATGACGGCGATCTCGGTGCAGCTGCTGCTCATTCTCCAGGCCAAGGGCGTCGCCCCCGGCACGGCGGTGGCGTTGAGCGCCCTGATCGGGCCCTCGCAGGTCGGCGCGCGCATCCTCGAGCTCGTGTTCGGGCGCCGCGCGCACCCGGTCTGGGCGCTGCTGGTGTCGAGCGGGAGCGTCGGCCTCGGCCTCGTCATCCTCGTGGCGGCGCCTGGCCTCGCCTGGCTCGGCATCGTCCTCTACGGCGTGGGCAACGGCATGCGCACGGTGGTGCGGGGCACGCTGCCGCTCACCCTGTATGGCCAGGGCGACTACGCCGCCGTGATGGGGCGCCTCGCCCGGATGCCGCTCCTCGGGCAGGCGGCGACGCCACTCGCCTGCGGCACCCTCGCGGGGTGGTTCGGGCTCGACGTCCTCCTGGAGCTGATGCTGGCCGTCGCGGTGCTGAATGTCGGCCTGTCGCTCATCGTCGCCGGCCGGGCCGTGCGCCGTCCGAGGGAGTGA
- the ctrA gene encoding response regulator transcription factor CtrA has product MRVLLIEDDASVAQSIELMLKSESFNTYTTDLGEEGIDLGKLYDYDIILLDLNLPDMSGYEVLRNLRVAKVKTPILILSGMAGIEDKVKGLGFGADDYLTKPFHKDELVARIHAIVRRSKGHAQSVITTGDLIVNLDQKTVEVSGARVHLTGKEYQMLELLSLRKGTTLTKEMFLNHLYGGMDEPELKIIDVFICKLRKKLANASSGKNYIETVWGRGYVLHDGVSEMRAMAG; this is encoded by the coding sequence ATGCGCGTGCTGCTGATTGAGGACGATGCCTCTGTCGCGCAGAGCATCGAATTGATGCTCAAGTCCGAGAGCTTCAACACCTACACCACCGACCTGGGTGAGGAGGGGATCGATCTCGGCAAGCTCTACGATTACGACATCATCCTGCTCGACCTGAACCTGCCCGACATGTCGGGCTACGAGGTGCTGCGCAACCTGCGCGTGGCCAAGGTCAAGACGCCGATCCTGATCCTGTCGGGCATGGCGGGGATCGAGGACAAGGTGAAGGGCCTCGGCTTCGGCGCCGACGACTATCTCACCAAGCCCTTCCACAAGGACGAGCTCGTCGCGCGCATCCACGCCATCGTGCGGCGCTCGAAGGGCCATGCCCAGTCGGTGATCACCACCGGCGACCTCATCGTGAACCTCGACCAGAAGACCGTGGAGGTCTCGGGCGCGCGGGTGCACCTGACGGGCAAGGAGTACCAGATGCTGGAGCTGCTCTCGCTCCGCAAGGGTACGACGCTGACCAAGGAGATGTTCCTCAACCACCTCTACGGCGGCATGGACGAGCCCGAGCTCAAGATCATCGACGTGTTCATCTGCAAGCTGCGCAAGAAGCTCGCCAACGCCTCCTCCGGCAAGAACTACATCGAGACCGTCTGGGGACGCGGATACGTGCTTCACGACGGGGTGAGCGAGATGCGCGCCATGGCGGGCTGA